The Saccopteryx leptura isolate mSacLep1 chromosome 2, mSacLep1_pri_phased_curated, whole genome shotgun sequence genome has a window encoding:
- the GJA5 gene encoding gap junction alpha-5 protein, producing the protein MGDWSFLGAFLEEVHKHSTVIGKVWLTVLFIFRMLVLGTAAESSWGDEQADFQCDTIQPGCENVCYDQAFPISHIRYWVLQIIFVSTPSLLYMGHAMHTVRMQEKRKLREAKAKEVQGAGSYEYPVIEKTELSCWEEVNGKIVLQGTLLNTYVCSILIRTTMEVVFIVGQYLLYGIFLDTLHVCRRSPCPHPVNCYVSRPTEKNVFIVFMLAVAGLSLFLSLAELYYLGWRKIRQRFVKSRQGMAECQLPGPSISAAQSCTPPPDFSQCLENGPGGKFFSPFSNKMASQQNTDNLATEQVQGQEQNPREGFIHIRYAQKPEIPNAVSSGHRLPHDYQRDKRRLSKASSKASSKARSDDLSV; encoded by the coding sequence ATGGGTGACTGGAGCTTCCTGGGAGCGTTCCTGGAGGAAGTACACAAGCATTCTACAGTGATCGGCAAGGTCTGGCTCACGGTCCTCTTCATCTTCCGCATGCTGGTGCTGGGCACAGCGGCGGAGTCTTCCTGGGGTGACGAGCAGGCCGATTTCCAGTGTGATACGATTCAGCCGGGCTGTGAGAATGTCTGCTACGACCAAGCCTTCCCCATCTCTCACATTCGCTATTGGGTGCTGCAGATCATCTTCGTCTCCACGCCGTCCCTGTTGTACATGGGCCACGCCATGCACACTGTGCGCATGCAGGAGAAACGCAAGTTGCGGGAGGCGAAGGCCAAAGAGGTCCAGGGTGCTGGCTCTTATGAGTACCCAGTGATTGAGAAGACAGAGCTGTCCTGCTGGGAGGAAGTTAATGGAAAGATTGTCCTCCAGGGCACTCTACTCAATACATATGTCTGCAGCATCCTGATTCGCACAACCATGGAGGTAGTCTTTATTGTGGGCCAGTACCTCCTGTATGGGATCTTTCTGGACACCTTGCATGTCTGCCGCAGGAGTCCCTGTCCCCACCCAGTCAACTGTTATGTATCTCGACCCACAGAGAAGAATGTCTTCATTGTTTTTATGTTGGCTGTAGCCGGACTGTCCCTCTTCCTCAGTCTGGCTGAACTTTACTACCTAGGCTGGAGAAAGATCAGACAACGATTTGTCAAGTCTAGGCAGGGCATGGCTGAGTGCCAACTTCCTGGCCCCTCTATCAGCGCAGCCCAGAGCTGTACACCACCTCCTGACTTCAGCCAGTGCCTGGAGAATGGTCCCGGAGGGAAATTCTTCAGTCCTTTCAGTAACAAGATGGCCTCTCAGCAAAACACAGACAACCTGGCCACTGAGCAGGTTCAAGGCCAGGAGCAGAATCCTAGGGAGGGTTTTATTCACATCCGTTatgcccagaagcctgagataCCCAATGCAGTTTCCTCAGGTCATCGCCTCCCCCATGATTACCAGAGGGACAAGCGCAGACTCAGCAAGGCCAGCAGTAAGGCCAGCAGCAAGGCCAGGTCAGATGACCTATCAGTGTGA